In a single window of the Pyrococcus sp. NA2 genome:
- a CDS encoding ferredoxin family protein: MSDVEAPVIGKDALGRPVKDLSVIPWWGVDRKEIEWYPKINYNVCAGCGICFVTCGRRVFDWDTEEGKPVVARPYNCMVGCSTCATLCPCGAIEFPPKEYIKKWVAKARVAKKAFEIVSQITKKDRLKEKEITTTPD; the protein is encoded by the coding sequence ATGTCTGATGTTGAAGCTCCAGTTATAGGAAAGGACGCCCTTGGAAGACCTGTCAAGGACTTAAGTGTAATTCCTTGGTGGGGTGTTGATAGGAAAGAAATCGAGTGGTATCCAAAGATAAATTACAATGTTTGTGCTGGTTGTGGCATATGCTTTGTCACCTGTGGCAGGCGCGTCTTTGACTGGGACACCGAAGAAGGGAAACCAGTAGTAGCGAGACCCTATAATTGCATGGTAGGTTGTTCAACATGTGCAACACTTTGCCCCTGTGGTGCTATAGAATTTCCACCAAAGGAATACATAAAAAAATGGGTTGCAAAAGCTCGCGTGGCAAAGAAGGCCTTTGAGATAGTAAGTCAAATTACCAAAAAGGATCGCCTGAAAGAGAAAGAAATAACAACAACACCAGATTAA
- a CDS encoding ABC transporter ATP-binding protein: protein MKAVKVEDLEASINGRKILRDISFEVEEGELFMILGPNGAGKSTLLKCISGIIKCKGDISILGSKLGELRREELARMIAYVPQRVEPSFLRVFEFVLLGRRPYMGLTPRKRDLAIVRRALKMLGIEELEYRPMRTLSGGELQKVAIARALAQETPIILLDEPTNNLDPKSQVEVMRIVERLTKQGKTVISVMHDLMLAFKFGKRFMFLKEGRIVGIVGKEELEERLLRDTYEVEIKVATIGKELVPIVKG, encoded by the coding sequence ATGAAAGCTGTAAAAGTTGAAGATCTTGAGGCTTCGATTAATGGGAGGAAGATATTAAGGGATATCAGTTTTGAAGTTGAGGAAGGAGAGCTGTTCATGATACTTGGCCCAAATGGAGCTGGAAAGAGCACTCTCCTAAAGTGCATCTCAGGAATTATCAAGTGTAAAGGAGACATATCAATCCTTGGATCTAAACTGGGGGAATTGAGAAGAGAAGAACTTGCTAGGATGATTGCCTACGTTCCTCAAAGGGTTGAACCAAGTTTTCTACGGGTGTTTGAATTTGTCTTGCTTGGAAGAAGGCCATACATGGGATTAACTCCTAGGAAGAGGGATCTAGCAATCGTTAGGAGAGCTCTCAAAATGCTCGGTATAGAGGAGCTAGAATATAGACCCATGAGAACCCTCAGTGGCGGTGAACTTCAAAAGGTCGCAATAGCAAGGGCTTTAGCCCAGGAAACGCCAATAATACTCCTAGATGAACCAACGAACAATCTCGATCCAAAAAGTCAAGTTGAAGTAATGAGAATAGTGGAAAGGTTAACAAAGCAGGGAAAGACAGTTATTTCGGTTATGCATGATCTCATGTTGGCATTTAAATTTGGAAAGAGGTTCATGTTCCTGAAGGAAGGAAGAATCGTTGGGATAGTTGGAAAGGAGGAGCTTGAGGAGAGACTGCTTAGGGACACATATGAGGTTGAGATAAAAGTCGCGACGATAGGAAAGGAATTAGTTCCAATAGTTAAAGGGTGA
- a CDS encoding sulfite exporter TauE/SafE family protein: MSYLGLALMVFILSVIFSIGGVGSAIAIVPVMSWFGVPLMIAKPTGLFINTLSMLSATVKNLKHGKLEYQFGLPILVAATIMAPLGAYVSKFISKTYISLIFVSFLLYSGTMLVFFKPKQRSRSKGHIVEGLIIGGLAGFLGGLLGVGGGGIISPALIMLGYEPKKVASTTALIVFFSSLSGFLTYSGMGTLDLKLLLHVSISAMAGGWIGTHIMHFKMSSEQVKKVIGIIIYLIAFKILLNVLLT; this comes from the coding sequence ATGAGCTATCTCGGGTTAGCTCTAATGGTCTTTATTCTAAGCGTTATATTCTCTATAGGCGGTGTTGGTTCAGCGATAGCCATAGTTCCAGTTATGAGCTGGTTTGGAGTTCCATTGATGATAGCAAAACCAACAGGATTATTCATAAACACGTTGTCAATGCTCTCTGCCACGGTAAAGAATCTTAAACATGGAAAGCTTGAGTATCAATTTGGCTTGCCTATTTTGGTAGCTGCCACAATTATGGCACCACTCGGGGCTTACGTCAGTAAATTCATCTCAAAGACTTACATATCATTGATCTTCGTAAGTTTCCTCCTCTATTCTGGAACAATGCTAGTATTCTTTAAACCGAAACAAAGATCAAGAAGTAAGGGACATATAGTTGAAGGTTTAATAATTGGAGGATTAGCTGGCTTTCTTGGAGGTCTACTTGGAGTAGGGGGTGGAGGGATAATAAGCCCTGCCTTAATAATGTTAGGTTATGAGCCCAAGAAAGTTGCATCAACGACAGCTCTGATAGTTTTCTTCTCATCGTTGAGCGGTTTTCTGACTTATTCGGGAATGGGAACACTTGATTTAAAGTTACTCCTTCATGTCTCGATATCGGCAATGGCAGGGGGCTGGATTGGAACCCACATAATGCACTTCAAGATGAGTTCAGAACAAGTGAAAAAAGTTATAGGGATCATTATTTACCTGATAGCATTTAAAATCCTTTTGAATGTTCTTTTAACCTGA
- a CDS encoding FmdE family protein, with product MKDLSEAIRDRDLEVILEYAKMFHGHICPYLALGIRASIIAMEELGVERLGFEESVDEAILAIVETNSCFTDGVQVTTGCTLGNNSLIYLDTGKTALTLVKRGSWEGVRVYVDAEELRKYYPEGATELFEKVVKRREGTPEERKKLARLWEETGKKFLKLPKEVFKIKRVKIPPIEQAPIFESVRCSECGELVMAPKVIYLDGRPLCKSCAGEKILGVIGRGIVEMEGFKL from the coding sequence ATGAAAGATTTATCTGAAGCTATTAGAGATAGAGATCTTGAAGTGATACTTGAATACGCAAAGATGTTCCATGGCCACATATGTCCATACCTTGCCCTTGGAATTAGGGCATCGATAATAGCAATGGAAGAGCTTGGTGTTGAAAGACTTGGATTTGAGGAAAGCGTTGATGAGGCTATTCTAGCGATAGTTGAAACCAACAGTTGCTTCACTGACGGTGTTCAAGTAACGACTGGGTGCACCTTAGGAAACAATTCCTTAATATACCTAGATACGGGGAAAACAGCCTTAACATTGGTAAAGAGAGGCAGTTGGGAAGGAGTTAGGGTGTATGTCGATGCTGAAGAACTCAGAAAGTATTACCCAGAGGGGGCCACTGAGCTCTTCGAGAAAGTTGTGAAAAGAAGAGAGGGAACTCCAGAAGAGAGGAAGAAGCTGGCGAGATTGTGGGAAGAGACTGGAAAGAAGTTTCTCAAACTACCTAAGGAAGTTTTCAAGATTAAGAGGGTTAAGATACCTCCAATAGAACAAGCTCCAATATTTGAGAGCGTTAGATGCAGCGAGTGTGGAGAGCTGGTCATGGCTCCTAAGGTAATCTACCTCGATGGAAGACCACTGTGCAAATCCTGCGCAGGGGAGAAGATCCTAGGGGTCATTGGAAGGGGGATAGTCGAGATGGAGGGATTTAAGCTATGA
- the pbp11 gene encoding tRNA-binding protein Pbp11, with translation MFWRKGEKPVGSIKVEKKLKVLMRTVIVGEVTSGIVKVGYKVRKGRKSAGIMKIEKEHKEVEFAIPGDKIAIMLEKDIGTREGDILEVTLL, from the coding sequence GTGTTTTGGAGGAAGGGGGAGAAGCCAGTTGGAAGCATTAAGGTTGAGAAAAAGCTCAAGGTTCTCATGCGAACCGTAATAGTTGGGGAGGTAACAAGTGGGATAGTCAAGGTTGGCTATAAGGTGAGGAAGGGAAGGAAGTCCGCTGGAATAATGAAAATTGAGAAGGAGCACAAGGAAGTTGAGTTCGCGATCCCTGGGGATAAGATCGCGATAATGCTTGAGAAGGATATAGGAACCAGGGAGGGAGATATCCTGGAGGTGACGTTGCTGTGA
- the truA gene encoding tRNA pseudouridine(38-40) synthase TruA: MRVALKIAYDGTKFHGFQRQPNIRTVEGEIIKALNNSGIEYSDFKSASRTDKGVSALGNVVAITTEDEKALNPMVLNARLEDVWILSAIEVPPDFHPRFWAKSKVYRYYLPSIGLDVERVKECSQLFLGVHDFSAFSKVDERDTIRSIDRIEVLVLGPILVIEIEAKSFLWEMVRRIVKALELCGLGKLSAEDVKEMLEGKFNKSKKVPPAPPEGLLLVDVKYEGIEFPLNDKALKKFRKEIEERFRQKIMRAYLLWDMMKLL; this comes from the coding sequence ATGAGGGTGGCCCTTAAAATAGCCTACGATGGAACTAAGTTTCATGGCTTCCAGAGGCAACCAAATATAAGGACAGTTGAAGGTGAAATAATTAAAGCATTAAATAATTCTGGAATTGAATATAGTGACTTCAAGAGCGCATCGAGAACGGATAAGGGAGTTAGTGCTCTGGGGAATGTCGTGGCAATAACAACGGAAGATGAGAAAGCTTTGAATCCCATGGTATTAAATGCTAGGCTTGAAGATGTTTGGATTCTATCGGCTATTGAAGTTCCACCAGACTTCCACCCAAGATTTTGGGCTAAGTCAAAGGTTTACAGATACTACCTGCCATCAATTGGACTTGATGTTGAAAGGGTTAAGGAGTGCTCTCAGCTATTCCTAGGAGTTCACGATTTTTCGGCATTCTCGAAGGTTGACGAGAGGGATACAATTAGAAGCATAGATAGAATTGAAGTATTAGTCCTAGGACCAATTCTCGTCATAGAGATCGAGGCAAAGAGCTTCCTTTGGGAGATGGTGAGGAGAATCGTCAAAGCTCTCGAGCTCTGTGGTTTAGGGAAGTTGAGTGCGGAGGATGTTAAAGAAATGCTAGAAGGGAAATTCAATAAGAGTAAGAAAGTTCCTCCAGCACCTCCAGAGGGGTTGCTCCTTGTTGATGTTAAGTACGAGGGGATAGAGTTTCCCTTGAACGATAAAGCCCTAAAGAAGTTTAGAAAGGAAATCGAGGAAAGATTCAGGCAAAAAATCATGAGAGCTTATTTACTTTGGGACATGATGAAGCTTCTATAA
- a CDS encoding iron ABC transporter permease — MYELYVKKRILAMLILFLLIIIFGIFALTKGSYPIPLKSVVLSLLGKGSSTDVMTIWNIRLPRIVASIIVGASLALSGAVMQGILRNPLATPFTMGVSHGAMFGASLAIMLGAGYSESSGRIIVDNPYSIVLFAFMGAMFSVTVIVSMAKLKGLSPQAMILAGVAMSSLFVALTTLIQYFASELQLAAMVYWSFGDLGRPYWTENLIMLVSLFLVFTFFLLKRWDLNASSLGDELALSVGVEVERFRLVSAILSAYLTAVTVAFVGVIGFVGLIAPHMVRLMFGGDYRFLIPLSSLLGGLILLIADTFARVAFSPMILPVGVVTSFLGAPMFLYLLIKMEGRE, encoded by the coding sequence ATGTACGAGCTCTACGTTAAGAAGAGAATCCTTGCAATGCTCATCCTCTTCCTCCTCATAATAATTTTTGGGATATTTGCCCTTACTAAGGGATCTTATCCAATACCCTTGAAATCCGTTGTCCTCTCTCTCCTTGGGAAGGGAAGTAGCACAGATGTTATGACGATATGGAACATAAGATTGCCGAGAATAGTTGCATCAATAATAGTTGGGGCTTCCCTTGCCTTAAGCGGAGCCGTGATGCAGGGGATTCTGAGGAATCCTCTCGCCACCCCGTTCACAATGGGTGTTTCACATGGGGCAATGTTTGGGGCCTCACTTGCAATCATGCTTGGAGCAGGCTATTCCGAGAGTTCGGGAAGAATAATCGTTGATAATCCGTACTCGATAGTTCTCTTTGCTTTCATGGGAGCCATGTTCTCGGTAACGGTAATAGTTAGCATGGCTAAACTTAAGGGGTTAAGCCCACAGGCCATGATACTTGCCGGAGTTGCAATGAGCTCCCTGTTTGTTGCCCTAACTACATTGATCCAGTACTTTGCAAGTGAACTTCAACTTGCCGCAATGGTCTATTGGAGCTTTGGAGATCTAGGCAGGCCATATTGGACTGAGAACTTGATAATGTTGGTCTCACTGTTCCTCGTGTTCACATTCTTCCTTCTTAAAAGATGGGATCTCAATGCGTCTTCGCTTGGAGACGAGCTTGCACTCTCAGTTGGAGTTGAGGTTGAAAGGTTTAGACTTGTCTCTGCCATTCTCTCAGCCTATCTAACGGCGGTTACGGTAGCATTTGTTGGAGTTATAGGCTTCGTAGGTTTGATAGCCCCCCACATGGTTAGATTGATGTTCGGAGGCGATTACAGATTTCTAATTCCGTTATCCTCCCTCCTAGGTGGATTAATACTGCTCATTGCCGACACCTTCGCAAGGGTAGCATTCTCTCCGATGATCCTTCCGGTTGGTGTTGTTACATCATTCCTGGGGGCTCCGATGTTTTTGTACCTACTCATAAAGATGGAGGGAAGAGAATGA
- a CDS encoding iron ABC transporter substrate-binding protein translates to MKKVVSLLIILLLASSLGCIENETSGMTIKDMLGRTVNVPREVHRIIAVGPGALRIIVYLNASDMVVGVEDFEKRYSYGRPYIIAHPELRNLPSIGPGGPGKLPNLEAIMKLKPDVIFAVYIDRKTADEIQEKTGIPVVVLSYGELANFTDEEFFESLKLAGKILGKEKRAEEVISFIKSVEEDLRKRTKDVTPKRVYVGGIGYKGAHGIESTKADYPPFTVVNAYNVASELGKGHKFIDKEILLKWQPDYIFIDEGGLKLVLEDYKKNPDFYKSLKAVKEGNVYGLLPYNFYATNIGTAIADAYFIGKVLYPERFKDIDPEKKADEIYSFLVGKPVYKVLAEQFGGFGKIDLEKGEVKYSLPTNP, encoded by the coding sequence ATGAAGAAAGTTGTAAGTTTGCTTATCATTCTTCTCCTTGCCTCAAGTCTAGGATGTATTGAAAACGAGACATCTGGAATGACGATTAAAGACATGCTTGGAAGAACGGTGAACGTTCCCAGGGAGGTTCATAGGATAATTGCGGTTGGTCCTGGAGCTCTAAGGATAATAGTTTACCTTAATGCCTCAGACATGGTCGTTGGAGTTGAAGACTTTGAGAAACGCTACTCCTACGGAAGGCCTTACATAATTGCACATCCAGAGTTAAGGAATCTCCCATCAATTGGTCCAGGAGGACCAGGGAAATTACCAAATTTAGAGGCGATAATGAAATTAAAGCCAGACGTAATATTCGCAGTTTACATTGACAGAAAAACGGCAGATGAAATTCAGGAAAAGACGGGAATTCCAGTTGTGGTGCTCAGCTATGGGGAGCTGGCTAACTTCACTGATGAAGAGTTCTTTGAATCCCTTAAGTTAGCAGGAAAAATACTTGGAAAAGAGAAGAGGGCTGAGGAAGTGATATCTTTCATAAAATCAGTCGAAGAGGACTTAAGGAAGAGGACGAAAGATGTAACACCTAAGAGGGTTTACGTCGGAGGTATAGGTTACAAGGGGGCCCATGGAATTGAGAGCACCAAGGCCGACTATCCACCCTTTACCGTGGTCAATGCATACAACGTTGCAAGTGAACTTGGAAAAGGTCACAAGTTCATAGATAAGGAGATCCTCTTGAAATGGCAACCTGATTACATCTTCATCGATGAAGGAGGTCTAAAGCTAGTTCTCGAAGACTACAAGAAGAATCCTGACTTCTACAAGTCATTAAAGGCTGTAAAAGAGGGAAACGTCTATGGGTTATTACCTTACAACTTCTACGCAACCAACATAGGGACTGCAATTGCGGATGCTTACTTCATAGGGAAAGTTCTCTACCCAGAGCGCTTTAAGGACATTGATCCGGAAAAGAAGGCCGATGAGATATACAGCTTCCTTGTAGGCAAGCCCGTATACAAGGTCCTTGCAGAACAGTTTGGGGGATTTGGAAAGATAGACTTGGAAAAGGGAGAGGTCAAGTATTCATTACCAACAAACCCGTGA
- a CDS encoding cytochrome c biogenesis CcdA family protein — MKSEFKYLLAIILISFGLSSISLTLLGLVNFIPQFLTLALIDSVNPCTFVVYTIFLIALSIKGLPKRRLYLLGLAFIFAVYISYYTLGVGLVLITGKIPIKWAGYLAIAFGVYTIVTGLLEKSRTVGKGKLRKLAFSTEATIVGGLLLGFVVSTTLLPCSMGPYVVYATIVSKMKLLAYFLLALYNLIFVLPLFIILFAMGSLSESKEFSRAMVRHSRELSVISGILLVGLGVWILF, encoded by the coding sequence ATGAAAAGTGAGTTCAAGTATCTGTTAGCCATAATTTTAATATCATTTGGCCTCAGTAGTATTAGTTTAACCCTTCTAGGGCTTGTGAATTTTATTCCCCAGTTTCTAACCTTAGCTCTCATTGATTCCGTGAATCCTTGTACGTTTGTAGTATACACCATATTCTTGATAGCCTTGTCAATTAAGGGATTACCTAAAAGGAGGTTGTATCTCCTGGGTCTCGCATTCATCTTTGCCGTCTACATCTCCTATTACACTTTGGGAGTTGGATTGGTTTTAATAACAGGCAAAATACCCATTAAATGGGCAGGATACTTGGCGATCGCCTTTGGAGTGTACACAATAGTAACTGGATTGCTAGAAAAATCGAGAACGGTTGGGAAAGGGAAATTAAGGAAGTTGGCATTTTCAACGGAAGCGACAATTGTTGGAGGCCTTCTTTTGGGCTTTGTAGTTTCAACAACACTCTTACCCTGTTCCATGGGACCCTACGTGGTTTACGCAACTATCGTGTCAAAGATGAAACTCCTAGCGTATTTCCTCTTGGCCTTGTATAATTTAATCTTTGTCCTTCCCCTATTCATTATCCTTTTCGCCATGGGTAGCTTAAGTGAAAGTAAGGAATTTTCAAGGGCGATGGTTAGGCATTCAAGGGAGCTCTCGGTAATATCGGGCATCTTACTCGTGGGGCTTGGAGTTTGGATATTGTTTTGA
- a CDS encoding TatD family hydrolase: MIILDNHFHVDPNNGIFLEAVKQFQRAGGTHLIVVYKSAHDYGFPGIKAEDFMKAMDFHLRLVEKINKETKVKAYAIVGVHPAEFDYLARNKGLEYAKKEVTKALEYAQKLCFEGKAVGIGEVGRPHYEVPREIWEASIELMKYSMELAKEADCAVQLHTESFDEEKFRELGNYIKEVGIKPYKVVKHFSPPLVKVAEEVGVFPSIIASRKNIEEAIKQGNRFMMETDYIDDKKRPGAVLGPKTVPRRTKEFLQKGIFTEEDVYKIHVENPEKVYGITLTL, translated from the coding sequence GTGATAATCCTTGACAATCACTTCCATGTTGATCCAAACAATGGCATATTCCTCGAGGCCGTAAAACAGTTTCAAAGGGCTGGAGGAACTCATTTGATTGTAGTCTACAAGAGTGCCCACGACTATGGATTTCCAGGGATTAAGGCAGAGGACTTCATGAAGGCCATGGACTTTCATCTAAGGCTTGTTGAAAAGATAAACAAGGAAACAAAGGTTAAAGCCTATGCAATTGTTGGCGTTCATCCAGCAGAGTTTGACTACCTTGCAAGGAACAAGGGGCTAGAATATGCAAAGAAAGAGGTCACGAAGGCCTTGGAGTATGCCCAAAAGCTATGTTTTGAGGGCAAGGCCGTTGGAATAGGAGAAGTGGGTAGACCTCACTATGAGGTTCCCAGGGAGATATGGGAGGCGAGCATAGAGCTGATGAAGTACTCGATGGAGTTAGCGAAGGAAGCTGACTGTGCAGTTCAGCTACATACGGAGAGCTTCGATGAGGAGAAATTCAGAGAACTTGGAAATTATATTAAGGAGGTTGGCATAAAGCCTTATAAGGTCGTTAAGCATTTCTCGCCTCCTTTGGTTAAGGTCGCTGAAGAGGTTGGAGTCTTTCCGAGCATAATAGCAAGCAGAAAGAACATAGAGGAAGCGATAAAGCAAGGGAACAGGTTCATGATGGAGACCGATTACATAGATGATAAGAAGAGGCCAGGGGCTGTTCTTGGACCGAAGACCGTCCCTAGAAGAACAAAAGAATTTCTGCAAAAGGGAATATTCACTGAGGAGGATGTGTACAAGATACACGTTGAAAATCCTGAAAAGGTGTATGGAATAACGCTCACCCTTTAA
- a CDS encoding ABC transporter ATP-binding protein — MITVKDLKKRFGSKEVLKGISFEVKDGEIYGLLGPNGSGKSTTMKILAGILTPSEGNVIVNGVNVRVNQLKVKEIVGYVPETPALYESLTPAEFFSFVGGIRGIPREELKERVEKLVKAFEIEKYMNQLIGTLSFGTKQKISIISALLHDPKVIILDEAMNGLDPKSARIFRELLLEFKREGRSIVFSTHVLALAEVVCDRVGIIYDGRIIAEGTIDELRELAKEEKLEDIFLKLTQAKDEVYQIVSALKEAF, encoded by the coding sequence ATGATAACAGTTAAAGACCTAAAGAAAAGATTCGGATCAAAGGAGGTACTTAAAGGAATAAGCTTTGAGGTTAAAGATGGGGAGATATATGGGCTCTTAGGACCAAATGGTAGTGGAAAATCAACGACGATGAAAATTCTTGCGGGGATTTTAACACCCTCCGAGGGTAATGTAATTGTGAACGGAGTAAACGTTAGAGTAAATCAGTTAAAGGTTAAGGAGATAGTTGGCTATGTTCCAGAGACTCCCGCCCTCTATGAAAGCTTAACTCCAGCTGAATTTTTTAGCTTCGTCGGAGGAATAAGGGGAATACCTAGGGAAGAACTTAAGGAAAGGGTTGAGAAACTAGTCAAAGCATTTGAGATAGAGAAGTACATGAACCAGTTGATAGGGACACTAAGCTTTGGAACCAAGCAGAAGATATCCATAATTTCAGCTCTTCTCCATGATCCTAAGGTCATAATCCTGGACGAGGCCATGAATGGTCTAGATCCAAAGAGTGCGAGAATATTCAGGGAGCTTCTCCTCGAATTTAAAAGGGAGGGGAGAAGCATAGTGTTCTCTACCCATGTATTAGCCTTGGCGGAAGTTGTTTGCGATAGGGTTGGGATAATATATGATGGAAGGATAATTGCAGAGGGGACAATAGATGAGCTTAGGGAACTTGCAAAGGAGGAAAAACTCGAGGACATATTCCTAAAACTGACCCAAGCAAAGGACGAGGTTTATCAAATAGTTTCAGCTCTAAAGGAGGCATTCTAG